One window from the genome of Candidatus Synechococcus calcipolaris G9 encodes:
- a CDS encoding carbonic anhydrase: protein MSNPHLSSLNLVPSSFNPDQALAALLAGNQRFVEQQQNHPHQDFNRLSSVAEHQAPFAAILSCADSRVIPEILFDQGIGDLFVIRVAGNIAAIEDIASVEYAVFVLQVSLVVILGHERCGAVQATLAGNPLPGAMHTLVNAIQPAVERSAQEEGDRLANAVKANVQLQGQRLCSSPVIKDAIAKGALRIIGAYYDLDTALIETMEICPVPVVTI from the coding sequence ATGAGCAATCCCCACCTGAGCAGTCTGAATCTTGTTCCCTCTAGCTTCAATCCAGATCAGGCTTTAGCTGCCCTTTTAGCAGGGAATCAACGGTTTGTAGAGCAGCAGCAAAACCATCCCCACCAAGACTTTAATCGCCTCAGTTCAGTGGCGGAGCACCAGGCCCCCTTTGCGGCCATTCTCAGTTGTGCCGATTCCCGGGTGATTCCTGAGATTCTTTTTGATCAGGGCATTGGTGATCTCTTTGTGATTCGGGTAGCGGGGAATATTGCTGCCATTGAAGATATTGCCAGTGTGGAATATGCCGTTTTTGTGCTTCAGGTGTCCTTAGTGGTGATTTTAGGCCATGAGCGGTGTGGTGCGGTGCAGGCGACCCTAGCCGGAAATCCCTTACCCGGCGCGATGCATACCCTCGTCAATGCCATTCAACCAGCGGTAGAACGTTCAGCCCAGGAAGAGGGCGATCGCCTAGCCAATGCCGTGAAAGCCAATGTTCAACTTCAGGGACAGCGACTCTGCTCTTCTCCAGTAATTAAGGATGCGATCGCTAAGGGGGCCCTAAGGATCATCGGGGCCTACTATGACCTAGATACGGCTCTTATTGAAACCATGGAGATCTGTCCTGTCCCGGTGGTGACCATCTAG
- the rbfA gene encoding 30S ribosome-binding factor RbfA yields the protein MATGRRVARVAELIKREVSQMLMSDIRDERVGAGMVSVTDVNVSGDLQHAKIFVSIYGSDAIRKSTMDGLKAASGFVRSELGQRVRLRRTPEVVFVEDRSFEKGMQVLSLLHQLERERKEQEPT from the coding sequence ATGGCAACAGGTCGGCGGGTTGCGCGTGTTGCAGAGTTGATTAAGCGGGAAGTGAGCCAAATGCTGATGTCCGATATCCGAGATGAACGGGTGGGGGCGGGCATGGTCAGTGTGACGGATGTGAATGTTTCCGGGGATCTGCAACACGCCAAGATATTTGTGAGTATCTATGGCTCCGATGCGATCCGTAAATCGACGATGGATGGTCTCAAGGCAGCATCGGGCTTTGTTCGCAGCGAATTAGGGCAGCGGGTGCGGTTGCGACGGACACCGGAGGTTGTTTTTGTGGAAGATCGCTCCTTTGAAAAGGGGATGCAGGTCTTGTCCCTGTTGCACCAACTGGAACGGGAACGAAAGGAGCAGGAACCCACGTAG
- a CDS encoding NACHT domain-containing protein, producing the protein MSLQTSEKIKELNKWVLQAFEDSVVEDILNNARKAGEALCKAVILHHYDEIKGSKIILGEEKINGTVKRERQLSFSGLIDVVVYEQDENYIIVKPKSVRNKIKNYLETIRIHGNPASHDTNGPNDLSSLADVKFTKFALVQLISWFYKDFITKPIPQRMLQYIGGIESNYIDTEKETSLYEDVRGLDIVKIQYPKQKVLLQAKVNDPQKKISYEFVTVEVANSLLIGYVFVRKNISISITLQHFLDELTCNLANLNICSPRVISSDTGKEVNRIASIQDKFKEITNDSLFKITNFFYIDDFVWQYCLSEYAKLLDLDLENEQYFVDQELFQLQDNQSIELKPSLQYMGQIINSPEKQEPVNIVVGRAGVGKTTFCEQVVSLVNGIDKKRALLISSTDLRNANADFTVKSLTDLYRLFVKVNEVDSTEALEYNNFEINISCGNLVLIIDGLDEIESTLKEKFDLDSFLKSAISLNEAYKSCSIIITSRDYYLDRYILKDSVAVFFLRGFSNELVDKYLAKRLSKQRVKDAQKYLSIFDIADQSRHTPLYLSLVCDLVDRDEYNEDALPDISESSYYYSKSKLDNLIYKLLQREIGKQSLEINCDDYFELIVEISIRHQGEISKNDLNEYIAIFFPSIEPTSNIESDKYTQFYISPLFSYDRSRDTFKIRYDFVDLWAKVRFVLSNFEREVLDGDLKRLLVEIYDGSSVLLEELIEMKNIAQTDYIDHGSNILQKLINDYQESNKKTILTRKAISGLLYFVLSDKSKKTKSDYSNYLVRLFRSDKLNRLSIFGKFFPLDFRGIQVHEGFFEQFHDFEKCEFPSDCTVFYYSTFKGINPKFSATLNSLLFDSTCNLNEDLRRAFDDSLSSAGNLSSQVRTNLYRILKVGYRSGSFSWKSESIYKMAPIKGHVSLVEYLRFLTLEGILEKRSERAGNGDGFIVSANFKDAAKNLIANNIVKPELETAIKKILKDFHGL; encoded by the coding sequence ATGAGTCTTCAAACTTCGGAAAAGATCAAGGAATTGAATAAGTGGGTATTACAAGCGTTTGAAGACTCCGTGGTAGAAGACATCCTTAATAATGCAAGGAAAGCGGGCGAAGCTTTATGCAAAGCGGTTATATTGCATCATTATGATGAGATAAAAGGAAGCAAAATAATTCTTGGAGAAGAAAAAATAAATGGCACTGTTAAACGCGAACGTCAGCTAAGTTTTTCTGGGCTAATTGATGTCGTTGTTTATGAACAGGATGAAAACTACATAATTGTTAAGCCAAAGTCTGTTAGAAACAAAATAAAAAATTATTTAGAAACAATCAGAATTCATGGAAATCCTGCTTCTCATGATACAAATGGCCCAAACGATTTGAGCAGTCTAGCAGACGTAAAATTTACCAAGTTTGCCTTAGTCCAACTTATTTCTTGGTTCTATAAAGATTTCATAACTAAGCCTATTCCTCAAAGAATGCTTCAATATATAGGTGGTATCGAGTCCAATTATATTGATACAGAAAAAGAAACAAGCCTTTACGAAGATGTAAGGGGTTTAGATATTGTAAAAATTCAATACCCGAAGCAGAAAGTTCTTTTACAGGCGAAAGTTAATGATCCTCAAAAGAAGATCAGCTATGAGTTTGTGACAGTTGAGGTTGCAAATAGCCTCTTAATTGGTTACGTTTTTGTTAGGAAGAATATTTCAATAAGCATCACTTTGCAGCATTTTCTTGATGAATTAACGTGTAATTTAGCAAATCTAAACATATGCTCTCCACGAGTTATCAGTTCTGACACTGGTAAGGAGGTAAATAGAATAGCTAGCATCCAAGACAAGTTCAAGGAAATAACCAACGATAGCCTATTCAAAATAACAAATTTCTTTTACATCGATGATTTTGTTTGGCAGTATTGCTTATCAGAGTACGCTAAATTGCTCGACCTAGATCTAGAAAATGAACAGTATTTTGTTGATCAGGAACTCTTTCAACTTCAAGACAATCAGTCGATAGAATTAAAGCCTAGTCTTCAATACATGGGACAGATAATTAATTCTCCCGAGAAGCAAGAGCCAGTCAATATAGTTGTAGGACGTGCAGGAGTTGGTAAAACCACCTTTTGTGAACAGGTAGTAAGTTTAGTAAATGGAATCGACAAGAAGAGAGCTTTACTTATTTCTTCTACTGACTTACGTAATGCAAATGCTGATTTTACTGTCAAAAGTTTAACTGATTTGTATAGGCTGTTTGTAAAAGTTAATGAAGTTGACTCCACCGAAGCCTTGGAGTACAACAACTTTGAAATTAATATTAGTTGTGGAAACTTAGTGCTAATTATTGATGGTTTGGATGAAATAGAATCAACATTAAAAGAAAAGTTCGATTTGGATTCTTTTCTTAAATCTGCTATTTCACTCAATGAAGCCTATAAAAGCTGTTCAATTATAATAACTTCAAGAGACTATTATTTGGATAGATATATACTAAAAGATTCTGTAGCTGTATTTTTTCTCCGGGGATTTAGCAATGAGTTAGTTGATAAATATCTAGCTAAAAGGCTCTCTAAGCAAAGAGTTAAAGACGCTCAAAAATATTTGTCAATTTTTGATATTGCTGATCAAAGCCGACACACCCCTCTCTATCTATCATTAGTATGTGATTTAGTAGATCGAGATGAATATAACGAAGATGCTCTCCCTGATATATCGGAAAGCAGCTATTACTATTCCAAGTCAAAACTAGACAATTTAATCTATAAACTCTTGCAGAGAGAGATTGGCAAGCAATCTCTAGAAATCAATTGTGACGACTACTTTGAGTTGATAGTTGAAATTTCTATCAGACATCAAGGCGAGATTTCAAAAAATGACCTAAATGAGTATATTGCAATCTTCTTCCCATCAATTGAACCTACTTCCAATATTGAGTCAGATAAGTACACGCAATTTTATATAAGTCCTCTCTTTTCCTATGATAGAAGTCGAGATACATTTAAGATAAGGTATGATTTTGTAGATCTGTGGGCAAAAGTCAGGTTTGTTTTATCAAACTTTGAAAGAGAGGTTCTTGACGGAGACTTAAAGAGATTATTAGTTGAAATTTACGATGGCTCTTCGGTGCTATTAGAAGAGCTAATTGAGATGAAAAATATTGCTCAGACAGATTACATTGATCATGGCAGTAATATTCTCCAAAAGCTTATAAACGACTACCAAGAGTCTAATAAAAAAACAATTTTGACTCGAAAAGCTATTTCTGGACTTCTATACTTTGTACTTTCAGACAAAAGTAAAAAGACTAAGAGTGATTATTCAAATTACCTTGTTCGGTTATTTAGATCTGACAAGCTAAATCGTCTTTCTATATTTGGGAAATTCTTCCCATTAGACTTTCGTGGAATTCAAGTTCACGAAGGATTTTTTGAGCAGTTTCATGATTTTGAAAAATGTGAGTTTCCTTCTGATTGTACTGTGTTTTATTACTCAACCTTTAAAGGCATAAATCCAAAATTCAGTGCCACTCTTAATTCTTTGCTTTTTGATTCCACCTGTAACCTTAATGAAGATTTAAGAAGGGCTTTTGATGACAGCTTAAGCTCTGCCGGAAATCTTTCTAGCCAAGTTCGTACTAATCTTTATAGAATTCTAAAGGTTGGTTATCGCTCTGGTAGTTTCTCATGGAAATCAGAAAGTATATATAAAATGGCTCCAATTAAAGGACACGTTTCTTTAGTAGAATATCTAAGGTTTCTAACTTTAGAAGGTATATTGGAGAAACGTTCTGAGAGAGCTGGTAATGGTGATGGCTTTATAGTTTCTGCAAACTTCAAAGATGCTGCTAAAAACCTGATAGCGAACAATATCGTGAAACCTGAGTTAGAAACAGCCATCAAGAAAATATTAAAAGATTTTCACGGTTTATAG
- a CDS encoding DUF3370 domain-containing protein: protein MVSNFRLGMYWLSALAIALGFSFTPLATHPADSGEQVIIEQPQPILPLPGRLDRVPVFNSNSPEVVQSEGILLSTFPPTGMITPEAHLNYAFRGRFDIFAHHIAKPPQENDLRTLYLGVLAHNPGDRPVTVDLLQGASYLSQPDAPFIPLPPSQPNPLGRIYAGPGDRVMNDVLRGQRSPELPDQIIIPGGESRLILNLPIPVQNLTPPLNGRSTLIRARSSGPIYLASLGLYAPRDTDQAEQERSPTLDEWQSILKNGALVTPRDRTPSDPEASGPLVYGRVAGVGIGSRWQNPGQTPLTIPESGQRVSYPLSSLVGGTMGTGQIQTAPLVVRYPDTAYAAHGNYGIEYDVFLPLQNNTTQPQTVTVSLQTPIKFDAPAAGLRFYETPPNRIFFRGTVRLHYRDDRGTPQSQFVHLVQRQGEQGPELLRLTLQPGEIRPTRLSFLYPADATPPQVLTIQTLD, encoded by the coding sequence ATGGTTTCAAACTTCCGTCTGGGAATGTATTGGCTATCGGCCCTGGCGATCGCCCTAGGATTTTCCTTCACGCCCCTAGCTACCCATCCAGCGGATTCTGGGGAACAGGTTATTATTGAGCAGCCCCAACCCATTTTGCCACTGCCGGGTCGTTTAGATAGGGTGCCGGTTTTTAATAGTAATAGTCCAGAGGTGGTTCAAAGTGAAGGGATTTTGCTTTCAACCTTCCCACCCACGGGCATGATCACCCCAGAGGCCCATCTCAATTATGCCTTTCGGGGTCGATTTGATATTTTTGCCCACCACATTGCAAAACCGCCCCAAGAGAATGATCTGCGAACGCTTTACCTGGGGGTTTTAGCCCATAATCCGGGCGATCGCCCAGTCACGGTGGATCTACTCCAAGGAGCTAGTTATCTAAGTCAACCCGATGCGCCCTTTATTCCCCTACCCCCTAGTCAGCCCAATCCCCTAGGTCGGATCTATGCTGGCCCTGGAGATCGGGTGATGAATGATGTTTTGCGTGGGCAGCGATCGCCGGAGTTGCCCGATCAAATCATTATTCCAGGGGGAGAAAGTCGTCTGATCCTGAATCTACCCATTCCTGTCCAGAACCTAACACCGCCCCTCAATGGCCGCTCCACCTTAATTCGGGCCCGCAGTAGTGGCCCCATTTATCTAGCCAGTTTAGGGTTATATGCCCCTAGGGACACCGATCAAGCCGAACAGGAGCGATCGCCCACCCTCGATGAGTGGCAGTCCATTCTCAAAAATGGTGCCCTTGTTACCCCCCGCGATCGCACCCCCAGTGACCCCGAAGCCAGTGGCCCCTTAGTTTATGGCCGGGTTGCGGGGGTTGGCATCGGCTCTCGCTGGCAAAATCCTGGACAAACGCCCCTCACCATTCCTGAGTCTGGGCAACGGGTCTCCTATCCCCTCAGTAGTCTAGTGGGCGGAACCATGGGTACGGGGCAAATTCAAACCGCCCCTCTCGTCGTCCGCTATCCAGATACGGCCTATGCTGCCCATGGCAACTACGGCATTGAGTACGATGTATTTTTGCCCCTACAGAATAATACAACCCAACCCCAAACCGTGACGGTGAGCCTGCAAACCCCGATCAAATTTGATGCCCCCGCTGCGGGACTAAGGTTCTATGAAACACCTCCCAACCGCATATTTTTTCGGGGAACGGTTCGCCTCCACTATCGGGACGATCGGGGCACACCCCAAAGCCAATTTGTCCATTTAGTGCAACGCCAGGGGGAGCAGGGGCCGGAACTGCTGCGGTTAACCCTCCAACCTGGGGAGATCCGGCCAACTCGCCTCAGTTTTCTCTACCCTGCCGATGCCACCCCACCCCAGGTATTAACGATTCAAACCTTGGATTAG
- a CDS encoding J domain-containing protein: protein MSDTNYYTILQISASASQEEVKDAYRRLVKQFHPDLNLTTAANHERMAAINAAYEVLGDPQHRQSYDEQRQRCRTIGQTVPNPQRGHDLELQWWFSQVYHPVCHLIDGILEPLPSQLNALAADPFDDDLMAEFQSYLDRCQQSLALAQRCFQMMPNPTEVAKVATNLFYCLSLIGDGLEEMDRFSQCFNDYYLHTGQELFRHAANAYDRANV from the coding sequence ATGTCAGACACCAATTACTACACCATCCTCCAGATTTCCGCTTCGGCTAGCCAGGAAGAGGTTAAGGATGCCTATCGCCGTTTAGTCAAGCAATTTCACCCCGATCTTAACTTGACGACTGCTGCCAACCATGAACGGATGGCCGCAATTAATGCTGCCTACGAAGTATTGGGGGATCCCCAGCACCGCCAAAGCTACGATGAGCAGCGGCAAAGATGTCGCACCATAGGGCAAACCGTCCCCAATCCGCAGCGTGGCCATGATTTAGAGCTACAGTGGTGGTTCTCACAGGTGTATCATCCGGTTTGCCATCTCATTGATGGGATTCTTGAACCCCTACCCTCCCAGTTGAATGCCTTGGCGGCAGATCCCTTTGATGATGACCTAATGGCAGAATTTCAATCTTACCTCGACCGTTGCCAACAATCCCTAGCCCTTGCCCAACGCTGTTTTCAGATGATGCCCAATCCAACCGAAGTGGCCAAGGTGGCGACAAATTTATTCTATTGCTTAAGTCTAATTGGGGATGGACTGGAGGAGATGGATCGGTTTAGCCAGTGTTTTAATGATTATTATCTGCATACGGGCCAGGAACTGTTTCGCCATGCAGCCAATGCCTATGATAGAGCCAATGTTTGA
- the aroC gene encoding chorismate synthase, whose protein sequence is MGNSFGHLFRITTFGESHGGGVGVVIDGCPPQIDLNEGDIQADLDRRRPGQSRMTTPRKETDTCEILSGVFQGKTLGTPITILVRNKDTRPQDYGEMAEVYRPSHADATYDAKYGIRNWQGGGRSSARETIGRVAAGAIAKKILGQVAGVEIIGYVRQIKDVEAAIDPNHVTLDQVEANMIRCPDPTTAEKMIALVDDIRRQANSVGGIVECVARNVPKGLGEPVFDKLEADLAKAVMSLPASKGFEIGSGFAGTQLTGLEHNDEFYSDDRGQIRTVTNRSGGVQGGISNGENIVIRVAFKPTATIGSAQRTVNKEGEATILAAKGRHDPCVLPRAVPMVEAMVALVLCDHLLRNHAQCHLLR, encoded by the coding sequence ATGGGTAATTCTTTCGGGCATCTTTTTCGGATTACGACCTTTGGCGAATCCCATGGGGGAGGGGTCGGTGTGGTGATTGATGGCTGCCCTCCCCAAATAGATCTGAACGAAGGGGATATTCAAGCAGACCTGGATCGGCGCCGGCCTGGCCAAAGCCGGATGACAACCCCCCGCAAAGAAACGGATACCTGTGAAATTCTATCGGGGGTCTTCCAAGGTAAAACCCTGGGAACGCCGATTACCATTTTGGTTCGGAATAAAGATACCCGGCCCCAAGACTATGGGGAAATGGCCGAAGTTTACCGCCCATCCCATGCTGATGCCACCTATGATGCCAAGTATGGTATTCGTAACTGGCAAGGCGGGGGCCGCTCTTCTGCCCGGGAAACCATTGGTCGGGTTGCGGCGGGGGCGATCGCCAAAAAAATTCTTGGACAGGTGGCTGGTGTGGAGATTATTGGCTATGTCCGCCAGATCAAAGACGTGGAAGCCGCCATTGACCCCAATCATGTCACCCTAGACCAGGTTGAGGCCAATATGATTCGCTGCCCTGACCCCACCACCGCTGAGAAAATGATTGCCCTTGTCGATGACATTCGCCGTCAAGCCAATTCCGTCGGCGGTATTGTCGAATGTGTGGCCCGGAATGTTCCCAAGGGATTGGGGGAACCCGTATTTGACAAGCTAGAGGCGGATTTAGCCAAGGCCGTCATGTCCTTACCTGCAAGTAAAGGGTTTGAAATTGGTTCGGGATTTGCCGGTACCCAGTTGACGGGCCTAGAACATAATGATGAGTTTTACTCAGACGATCGCGGACAAATTCGCACTGTCACCAATCGATCTGGGGGAGTGCAAGGCGGCATTTCCAATGGTGAAAATATTGTCATTCGGGTTGCTTTTAAGCCTACCGCCACGATTGGGTCTGCCCAGCGCACTGTGAACAAAGAGGGAGAAGCAACGATTCTAGCGGCGAAAGGTCGCCATGATCCCTGTGTCTTACCGCGGGCTGTGCCCATGGTTGAGGCCATGGTTGCCCTGGTATTGTGTGATCATTTACTCCGTAACCATGCCCAGTGTCACTTATTGCGGTAG
- a CDS encoding BrnT family toxin, which translates to MQCEWNDDKAASNLSKHEVSFEEAKTVFDDPLYVDFYDPDHSEDEERYLIVGQSSRGRLLIVSYTERGDSIRLISAREVTRIEREAYEEG; encoded by the coding sequence ATGCAGTGTGAGTGGAATGACGACAAAGCGGCGAGCAATCTATCGAAGCATGAAGTCTCGTTTGAGGAAGCAAAAACTGTTTTTGATGATCCTCTCTATGTTGACTTTTACGATCCAGACCATTCTGAAGATGAGGAGCGTTACCTTATCGTTGGACAGTCAAGCCGAGGACGATTATTGATTGTGTCGTACACCGAAAGGGGTGATTCAATACGCCTCATCAGCGCAAGAGAAGTGACACGAATCGAGCGAGAAGCCTATGAAGAGGGATAA
- a CDS encoding mechanosensitive ion channel family protein, with the protein MKSTKFLRFVLILFLSCLLVLSWRSPALSQFSVPNLSQVNVVPPPPNISRAGRLEAVQITFDGEPLFMIASELVRDRSNPGDLMPVEMRAELIEAGLQRVVKLVMERHEGGGIPPFQVVVAQLNHETIILAQSPLFRRTGTILTVTEADASYNGTTIEKLAEEWREILERHLTQALEERTPEAFIEQLRNAFITLAVMAAILMGLIFLDRLVKRLNRTVQERLLHLQEEHLREEVTTTEVQMMADPSQQMNFPAQALAFLDYRRSLFITEQEYKLFSALSYLLFWAKAWLVIASFGFIFAEFPTTRDFAQKSLDLPIVWIIMWFITGVVSKIADFGIDWLGRVTERNDIFNGIDIHRKSLRISTTTQVMRGVKTSVIYLFRGTYIMTTLGVPITSVLALGGLLALALSFGSQSLVKDIINGLLIISEDQYAIGDVVMIDDFGGAVETMNLRITQLRNGEGMLITIPNGTITKVANLTRTWSRVNFEIVVDYESDAEKALEVLRQVVREMYDEPEWNSRIIAPPEVLGIDEMTHGGMLVRIWIQTKPIQQWAVARELRLRVRLALEKHNISIGRPHQVLSMNSFHANNHSDYISGLNETPGTVGSVIQKPRIDGRTS; encoded by the coding sequence ATGAAATCAACTAAGTTTCTCCGTTTTGTGTTGATCCTGTTTTTGAGTTGTCTATTGGTTTTAAGTTGGCGATCGCCCGCCCTGAGTCAATTTAGCGTACCTAACTTGAGCCAAGTGAATGTGGTTCCTCCCCCTCCCAATATCAGCCGAGCCGGCCGCTTAGAAGCTGTTCAGATTACCTTTGACGGCGAACCACTGTTCATGATTGCCTCTGAGCTTGTGCGCGATCGCAGTAATCCGGGGGATCTAATGCCCGTTGAAATGCGGGCTGAACTGATTGAAGCTGGCCTCCAGCGAGTTGTGAAACTTGTGATGGAGCGACATGAGGGGGGAGGCATTCCACCCTTTCAAGTTGTGGTTGCCCAACTCAATCACGAAACAATTATTTTAGCCCAATCCCCCTTGTTTCGGCGCACCGGCACCATTCTCACCGTCACCGAAGCAGATGCCTCCTATAACGGCACCACCATTGAGAAATTAGCTGAGGAATGGCGGGAAATTCTTGAGCGACACTTAACCCAAGCCTTAGAAGAGCGCACCCCTGAAGCCTTTATTGAACAGTTGCGAAACGCCTTTATTACCCTAGCTGTGATGGCCGCTATTCTGATGGGCCTGATTTTCCTGGATCGGTTAGTTAAACGTCTTAATCGAACCGTTCAAGAGCGATTACTGCATTTACAGGAAGAACATTTACGGGAAGAAGTTACAACCACCGAAGTTCAAATGATGGCGGATCCAAGCCAACAGATGAATTTCCCTGCCCAGGCCCTTGCCTTTTTAGACTACCGGCGATCGCTGTTTATTACGGAGCAGGAGTATAAATTATTTTCCGCCCTATCCTATCTACTCTTTTGGGCGAAAGCATGGCTGGTCATTGCTTCTTTTGGCTTTATTTTCGCAGAATTTCCAACAACCCGGGATTTTGCCCAAAAGAGCTTAGACCTGCCCATTGTGTGGATTATCATGTGGTTTATCACCGGAGTTGTCAGTAAGATTGCTGATTTTGGCATTGATTGGCTAGGACGAGTCACGGAAAGAAATGATATTTTCAATGGGATTGATATTCACCGTAAATCCCTACGCATTTCCACGACCACCCAAGTGATGCGGGGAGTCAAAACCTCGGTCATCTACCTATTTCGTGGTACCTATATCATGACCACCTTGGGGGTTCCCATTACCTCCGTCCTGGCCTTAGGGGGGTTATTAGCCTTAGCCCTATCCTTTGGCTCCCAAAGTTTAGTCAAAGATATTATTAATGGCTTACTCATTATTTCTGAAGATCAGTATGCCATTGGTGACGTGGTGATGATCGATGACTTTGGGGGTGCGGTTGAAACCATGAATCTACGGATTACCCAACTGCGAAATGGCGAAGGGATGCTGATTACGATTCCCAATGGCACGATCACGAAGGTTGCTAATCTCACCCGAACCTGGTCACGGGTCAACTTTGAAATTGTGGTGGACTATGAAAGTGATGCGGAAAAGGCCCTCGAGGTGCTGCGTCAAGTGGTGCGCGAAATGTATGACGAACCGGAATGGAACAGTCGCATTATTGCCCCACCGGAGGTTTTAGGCATTGATGAGATGACCCATGGGGGAATGCTGGTGCGAATTTGGATTCAAACCAAACCCATTCAGCAGTGGGCCGTAGCGCGGGAATTGCGCCTGCGGGTACGCCTTGCCCTAGAGAAGCACAATATCTCCATTGGTCGTCCCCATCAGGTGCTATCCATGAATTCTTTTCATGCCAATAATCATTCTGATTATATTTCTGGGTTGAATGAAACACCTGGGACAGTTGGTTCCGTTATCCAGAAGCCACGAATAGATGGGAGAACATCTTAA
- a CDS encoding NAD(P)/FAD-dependent oxidoreductase → MTEPTAQICILGGGFAGLYTALRLGQLPWDDISQPVITLVDQGDRFVFTPLLYELLTGELQSWEIAPPFSELLKETSIHFIQATVQEIQTKTATVQLNSQQTNLQETLNYDRLVIALGGETAVSNIPGMGEYGYQFRTLADAYRLDERLRELEVSDQDKIRISLVGAGPSGVELACKLAERLGKRGRVRLIDRNREILKSSPKFNQETAQKALEERGVWVDLETTPIAMGPNSLTLRYKGDVTEIPVDLVLWTIGTQVAAPIQNLDLAKNDQGRLITTPTLQVPDHDQIFALGDAAYICDREGQQIPQTAQAAFQQADYAAWNIWASLNQRPLLPFSYSHLGEMLTLGSDAAALAGLGLTLDGPLAYLARRLAYLYRMPTLDHQLKVGLNWVFRPLIEQLTR, encoded by the coding sequence TTGACAGAACCGACAGCACAGATTTGTATTCTTGGGGGTGGGTTTGCGGGTCTCTACACCGCCCTTCGCCTTGGCCAACTCCCCTGGGATGACATATCCCAACCCGTCATTACCCTAGTGGATCAGGGCGATCGCTTTGTATTTACCCCCCTCCTATACGAGCTTTTGACGGGAGAACTCCAATCTTGGGAAATTGCGCCCCCCTTTAGTGAACTTCTGAAGGAGACCTCGATCCATTTTATTCAGGCAACGGTTCAGGAGATTCAGACCAAGACGGCTACGGTGCAACTAAATTCGCAGCAAACCAATTTGCAGGAAACCCTAAACTACGATCGCCTAGTGATTGCCCTAGGGGGAGAAACGGCCGTCAGCAATATTCCGGGCATGGGTGAGTATGGCTACCAATTTCGCACCCTAGCAGATGCCTACCGTCTCGATGAGCGGTTACGGGAGCTAGAGGTTTCTGACCAGGATAAAATTCGCATTAGCCTAGTGGGAGCCGGGCCCAGTGGGGTGGAACTGGCCTGCAAACTGGCGGAGCGGCTAGGCAAACGGGGCCGGGTTCGCCTCATCGATCGCAATAGGGAAATTCTGAAATCTTCCCCTAAATTTAATCAAGAAACGGCCCAAAAAGCCCTAGAAGAACGGGGAGTTTGGGTTGACTTGGAGACTACTCCCATCGCCATGGGCCCCAATAGCCTCACCCTCCGCTACAAAGGTGATGTCACCGAAATCCCAGTGGACTTGGTTTTATGGACGATTGGCACCCAGGTGGCCGCGCCCATTCAAAACCTAGATTTAGCGAAAAATGACCAAGGCCGCTTGATCACAACACCCACCCTCCAAGTACCGGATCACGACCAGATTTTTGCCCTGGGTGATGCGGCCTACATCTGCGATCGCGAGGGTCAGCAGATTCCCCAAACTGCCCAAGCTGCGTTCCAACAAGCAGACTATGCCGCCTGGAATATTTGGGCCAGTCTGAACCAACGCCCACTCCTACCCTTTAGCTATTCTCACCTAGGAGAAATGCTCACCCTTGGCAGTGATGCAGCGGCCCTAGCGGGATTAGGTCTGACGTTGGATGGCCCCTTAGCCTACCTAGCGCGACGATTAGCCTATCTCTACCGGATGCCCACCCTAGACCATCAATTAAAAGTTGGCTTAAACTGGGTGTTTCGTCCCCTGATTGAACAATTGACTCGTTGA